The Haematobia irritans isolate KBUSLIRL chromosome 1, ASM5000362v1, whole genome shotgun sequence DNA segment GATACAAATGCATTGGAAATGTATTGAATTCATTGAtatttttcatttgaatttgTTCTTTAACTGAACCAACTTCATAGGCTCTGAAGTGTTTAtcgaaacttttaattgaaatttctttacataaaataaaaacattttcaatgtcATTAACATTCTTGTGATAattaatataaacataattaagatattaagaaaataaattaaaaaataaggcgataaaaaatatgttattttagaataaaatatataccttcAGAGATTCCTCAGACGGCAAAACCCATACAATTTCATCAAGGAGCAAAGTGAATTCATTAATCCTAATTTTTATATCATTAGATACAGCCTCGCttgtaattatatttataagttCATCTCGATAGTCTTTCGTCAGACTTTGATACTTGCGTTCATATTGAATAATTGCCCTTCCAATAGCATTTTCGCATAATATGTCCGCCaagctctaaagaaaaaaagtccGTAGttcaactaacgctaaatttaacatacatgtttttagttaaatgatatgtttttagttaaatttaatttttttttcgaaattttgcacggcTCAATAAAGTTTCATACggtttccaaaaatagtaagaatgcactactttatggttaaaatggtcatgatttgcgccaatgattttttctttacttttagtttatttCTTCTCTATTTCGTAAATtacagtaaaaaattaaaattaaatcaaaaaattattaaattttcttgttttaaaCACGCTTTGTTTAAATCTCAAAATAGGGTGCACATTTTAGTGCAATTTTGCCACCAGgttgttcattcttcctatataacagtttacttttttctgtgtaagaaataatagtttaattttaccctatttaaattttttttcccacGAAAATCACAATTCTTCTTGTGGACATCTTTCGCTTGAGGACCCGCGATTGGCATTGGTACCTCatcgtggtgtacctaaatgaaaagaaatattttcaaatttaaataaagctaTTTTTAATGGTCCAGTGTTACCTGTTCATTTCTCCATTTGTAAAGTTTTTCTCGAAATTCAATTCGAAGTCCGAGAACTGGAATGGCTTCCTTTATGCCTTcgttttgcaaataaattaaatttgagcTGTTTATTTTTGCGTCTACACAACACAtagataaaaattataaataatattctatttaaaaattgtttgttattaaGTAGTGAAAAGTGAACATTAACGAAAATGtagatttatttctaaaattttaacaaaactatttCACTTATAGTAGCATGATATAATTATTATATGATATAATAaagaatataaatacaaaaatataggaattaaaaaatttttgaatgtcTTTAACGCTATCGAAAGTTCAAAACAGGCTCAATTTAAATAGTTTTActtttgaacaattttaaactc contains these protein-coding regions:
- the LOC142241715 gene encoding uncharacterized protein LOC142241715; translated protein: MSAVEVNTDEAQQEDGDKELKQILKTINCCAAFAYLKDAKINSSNLIYLQNEGIKEAIPVLGLRIEFREKLYKWRNEQVHHDEVPMPIAGPQAKDVHKKNCDFRGKKNLNRSLADILCENAIGRAIIQYERKYQSLTKDYRDELINIITSEAVSNDIKIRINEFTLLLDEIVWVLPSEESLKVYILF